Sequence from the Piscinibacter sp. HJYY11 genome:
CTGGGCCAGCACGCCGGCCTCGTCGGCCGCCGCCACGGCGACGATGGTGCCGTTGTCGGAAGCGCCGATGTCCTGGCGCAACTCTTCGTCAAGGCGGATCTGCTCCGGGCCCACCGGGTTCAGCGAGGCCAGGTTGGCATGCCAGGCCGACGGCCACCAGGCGAGCGCCGCGGCCGCCGCCACCGTGAGCGCCGCCAGTGGCCCCCTCAGCCGCGGCAGCACGGCGCTGCACCAGCCGACTGCCTGCCCGAGCCGCTGCCGCATGCCGGCACCCGGCGCGCCGTCGGGGGTGATCACGGTGAAGACGTAGCGGGTGGTGAGGGCCGCGGCGGCGAGGCCGGCGACCGAGAAGAGGCCCAGCTGCGCGAGGCCGGGGAAGCCCGAGAAGAGCAGCGCGGCAAAGCCGCAGATCGACGTCCAGAGCCCCAGGCGCACGGTGGGCCAGCTCTCGGCCTTCCAGCGCGCTGCCCCGTCGCCTCGCGGCGCGCCGGGGCGCGAGCGGGCCTGGATCAGGTAGTAGATCGCGTAGTCGACCGCCTCGCCGATCAGCGTGGTGCCGAAGCCGAGCGTCATGCCGTGCACGTTGCCGAAGGCCAGGCTCACCGCTGCCACGCCGGCGAGCACACCGCAGGCGACCGGCAGCACGGCGATCAGCAGCGTGCGCAACGAGCCCCCAAAGGAGAACAGCAGGATGCCGACGATGGCCACGCCGCCGGCGATCGCGAGCATCTCGACTTCGCGCTTGATCTTCTCTCGCGAGCCCACCGAGAAGCTCGCCGGGCCGGTGACCAGCAGGCTCACGCCCTCGGCCTTGAGCGTGGCGAAACGCTCGCGCACCTGCTGCAAGGCGCGCTCCTGGCCGTCGAGGTCGGCGCCGTCGGCGTTGGTGGTGGCCAGCAGCACCGCACGCTGGCCGTCACGCGACACCCACACGCCGCCCTCCATGCGCGGCGCCTGTGCCGGCAGCATGCCTTCGGCCATGCGGATGGTCTCGCCGGTCGGGTCGCGCAGGATCACCGGCTTGATGAGCGCGCCGGCCGGCGTGCCGAGCAGCGAGGTGGTCTCGTCGATGCCGGCCTTGAGGCCGTCGACGCTGAAGCGCTGCGCATCGACCGCCGGGCTCAGCAGGTAGCGGTGGTCGAAGAGGAACTTGCCGGTGGCCTCGAACTGCGTGTTGTCGCCGTTGTGCACAGCGTCGAACGCACCGCTCTGCCGCAGTGCCTGCGCGAGCTGGCGCGAGGCTGCCTGCCGCGCGGCCGGCGTGCCGCCTTCGAGGCCGATCAGCACCAGCCGCGCGGCGACGCCGCTGCGCAGCTGGTCGAGGAGCACCGCCTGCTCGGCACTGGGTGTCGAGGGCAGAAAGGCCGACAGGTCGGCCACATAGTGCGTGCGCCAGGCGATGCCGATGGCCACCGCCACGCAGGCCAGCCACACCACCAGCACCCCGCGGCGGAACAGGGCCGCGGCGCGCTGCAGCGCGCCTTTCTCTTCGGGGTTCAATTCGGCGTGCCCGGCGCGCGCACGGACGAGACCTGCTCGATGGTCATCACCGAGCGGTCGCCATCGGCCATCACGACGGTCACTTCACGCACCCACGACTGCTGGCCGGTGATCACCACCGAGCGCACGAGGTCGCGCACCTGCTGCTCGATGGGCACGAGCTCCATCGTCCAGCGCTGCGCCTGGCCGCTCACGGTCGCGTTGAAGTTGCGCTCGATGGCCTGGCGGTTGCCGGTCAGCGTGCCGCGGATCGCCTCGACCATCACGGCCGCTTCGGGCACGGCGTCGAGCCGGTAGGTGCGGGTGCGGTTGTTCGAGGTCAGCGCGAGCTGGTTGCCCACGACCGACACCTTCTCGGGCCGCGGCTTCAAGGTTTCGCGCACGAAGGTGTCGGGCGCGGAAAAGGTCAGCCGGCCCGACGACTCGAGCGTGCGCTCCAGCATGGCCACCGAGCGCTTCTCGGTGAACACCGCTTCGCCGCTCTTCACCTGCGCCATCAGGCGCGCGAGCTCGGGCAGGTCGAAGGCTGCATGCGCCCGCAGCGGTGCCAACAGCAGCAGGCACGCGAACGCGGCGGCCCAGACCTCAGGGCGCAGCAGGCGAAGCGGGAGCAGGCGAAGAAGGAGCATCAGCAGCGGCCCAGAAATCGTAGAAGTTGAACCAGTTGTACGGTGACTCAACGCACGCGGCCTCGAGGCGGCGCACATAACGCTCGAGCGCCTCTCGCACCTGCTGGTCGACGGCCTCGCGGCTGTCGTTCCCCGCCTCGCGGAAATCGGCCAGCTCGGAGAAGGTCAGCTCGTACCGGTTGCCGCCATGGTAGAGCCCGGCGGAAAAGACCACGCGCCGCTTGAGCATCGCCGCCAGGCGGAAAGGGCCATCGGAAAACGGGGCCGGGCGGCCGAGGAAGTCGATCCAGTGGGTGCGCGAGCGGCCGGCGCCGCCGGGCAGCGTGCGGTCGGCAAGCAGGCCCGCGATGCCGCCGCCATCGAGGAAGCGCCGCAGCGCCAGCATCGCCCCCGCCTGCCCGAGCGCGATGGTGTGCAGCTTCGCCTTGGGCGCCACGGCCGCCAGCATGGCGTTGATCATGCGGGCGTTGTTCTCGTACATGAGCATCGCCACACGCTCGCCACGCGCCTCGCCGCCGGCGCGCATGGCCTCGAAGCTGCCGAGGTGGGCACCGATGGTGATCACGCCCTCGCCCTGCGCGAGCGGCCTGTGGATGGCCTCGCCGTTCGTCGTCGTCACCTGGAAGAGGTCAAAGCGCTCCTGCAGGAAGTAGATGCGGTCGAGCACGGTGGCCGCGAAGGCATGCACATGGCGGTAGCCGTCGGCGAACGTGGCCGGGCGCTGGAGCGCACGGGCCAGGTATTCGCGGGAGGCACGGCGCGCCTTGCCGTTGGCGAGCACGAAGTAGAGCGTGATCGGGTGCAGCAGCAGGCGCGTCAGCGGTCGGCCCACGCCTGTCGCGATCCAACGGATCAGCGTCAGCGCCCACATGTGGCTGCGCTCGGGCTCGGTGGACCAGTCCGCTGGCGGGCTGGCCTTGACGCCGGGCTTTGGCTGCTCGGTCATGGCGTGCGCTCGAAATGGCCCGAGGCGACGCTGCGCTCGGCCACCTTCACCTCGAACCGCAGCGCGGTCGGGCTGTCGGTGAACTGGATCGACAAGGTGCTGCCAGGCCGCACCGGCGACAGGAACTTGGCCGCCCCGAGGCGCGGCGACGGGCCGAGCTGCGCGGCCAGGGACGGGTCGCGCAGCGCGGCCTCGAGCACTTCCGACAGCAGCGACACGCCCGGCAGCAGCGGCTGCCCGGGGAAGTGGCCGGCAAACGCCGGATGGTCGAGGGGAATGAACACGTCCACGGAAACGCTCGCAGGGAAAGACGCGGCTCAGCGGCGCGAGGCCTGCGCCAGCACCTGCTCGGCCCAGGCCGCGAACGCGGTCGTGGGCAGCTTGCCCGTGCCCTGAACACGTGGCAGCTCAGGCACCTGCACCACACGCCGCGGCAGGAAGGCCGGGTCGACCCGCAGCCGCATCTCGGCGACCACGCGCTTGTGGATCTCTTCGGCCGACACGTCGGGCGCCACGACGAAGGCGACCAGGCGCACCACGCCGTCGGGCGCATCGTGCGGGAGCCAGAACGCGCCGTCGCGCACACCCTCGATGCCGTTCAGGTGGTAGTTGAGGTGGCCGAGCGAGCTGCGCTTGCCGGCGATGTTGATGAGGTCGTTGGAGCGGCCGAGCAGCCGGAAGCTCGTCGGGTTCACGACCTCCAGCACGTCGGCGAGCGTGGTCGGCTGCGGCACATGGCCGCCCTGCGCGACCGAGGCGTCGCCGTCGCCGCTGAGCTGCACGCCGTCGAAGGTGGTCCACTCGGCCCCCTGCACCGTGCGGCGGGTGGCGACCTGACCCGTCTCGGTGGAGCCGTAGATCTCGACCAGCGGCGCGGCAAGGCCCGCTTCGGCCCGCGCGGCCAGCTGGGGCGACAAGGGCGCGGTGGCGCACAGCGTGAGGTCGATCGCCGGCAGCGCCACGCCCGAATCGAGCAGCGACTTGAGGTGGAACGGCGTCGTCACCAGCATGCGCGGGCGTGGAGCCCGCGCGAGGGCGGCGGCGATGTCGGCCGGGTAGAAGGGCCGCTCGGTGTCGACCGTCGCCCCGCCAAGCAGCGACAGCAGCACGCTCGACTCGAAGCCATACATGTGCTGCGCCGGCACGGTGGCCACGAGCGTGACGCCGACGAAGCTTGAAAGCCCCATGTACTGCGCCAGCCGCGTCGCTTCGGCTTCGCAGCCGAGCCGCAGGAAGCCCCAGGCCTTGGCGTGCGGCACCGGCGTGCCGGTGGAGCCGGAGGTCAGCACCTGCACTGCGGTGGCCGATTCCACGACCTCGGGAATGCTGGGCGCGGCCGGGGTGGATGCATGCCCTTCCGCGTGCCACACATGGTGCACGGTTCCGGCCTCGACGTGGTCGGTGAGCACGTAGGTACCCGGAAAGAGACCGCGCAGCCGTTCGACCATGTCGGGCGTGAAATTGGGCGGCAGGAGGCTGCACTGTCCACGCACGAGGGCGGCGCCGAGGCCCACTGCGAACCGGTAGCGGTCGCCGCTCAGGTTGAGCATGGCGCCGGTCTCGGGCAGGCGCTCGGCCAGGGTCTGCACGTCGGCGAGGTACTGACGGCGCGAGATGTCGACGCCGTGACGGCGGGCGAGCGGCGCCTCCAGGTCGCCGGTCCACAACAACGGGGTCGCGCTCACTGGGGCACCTTGGGCGCCTGGGGCTTGCCGCTGTTCATGTAGGCGTTGATCGCATCGGCGACCGAGGAACGTGCGAACTCCGGGTGCAGGCGGTAGCGCAGGGAGTATTCGCCGATGAACATCGCGCCGGTGGCGATGGGCGTCACGAGGTTCGCGAACACCGCCCAGGTGTCGAAGCTGAAGCCGAAGAACAGCACCAGCGAGATCGTGACGATGACGAGGAAGAAGATCGTCCACGCCGCCGTCACCTGGCGGGTGTAGGCGAAGTGCGCGGGCGGCAGGTCCTTGCCGTGCACACGCTGCGCCACCGAGGTGATGATTGACGTGCGCCCCGGCAGCAGCGTGCTGCCGAAGAAAAGCGCGAGCAGGAAATTGATGCCGGCGTGCTGCAGCAGGTAGAGCGCATGCGAGGTGACGCGGATGCCGAGCATCGCCTGCACGCACAGCGCCACGAGGGCCGCCACCACGCCCAGGGCAACCCCGTTGTGTCCGCTGCGCCAGGCGCCCAGGCCGACGATCACGAGCATGGGCGACAACACGCCCACCACGTTCCAGGCCGAGGCCTCGGTCTGCGTCATCAGCCAGTGCGAGGCCAGCACGTAGGCCAGGCCCACCAGCAGCACCAGGCCGACCCGGGTGGCAACTCGGACTTGCATGCCACTCACCTCACTTGGTGCGGTTGGCGGCGATGTGGTCGGTCAGGCTGGCCAGCGAGGTGAAGATGCGCACGTTGTCCTGGTCGTCCGAGCGCAGCTGGAAGCCATAACGCTGCGACACCACGAGCGCGACCTCCAGGATGTCGATCGAATCCAGCCCCAGGCCTTCGCCATAGAGCGCAGCCTGCGGGTCGATCGTCTCGGGCGCGGTCTCGAGGTTGAGCGCTTCGACGAGCAGCACAGCCACTTCGCGCTGGAGCTCGGTTTGGGTGGAAGTCATGCGTGGAATCTACGGGTGGAGGGCATGGCGCTTGCGCGCACACAGGCCCGGTTCGGCGGGGGTCGCAGTTTATCAAAGGGGTCTGCGTTCATCGCCTCACACAGAGAGGTGAGAACGCAGGGCCCGGAAGGGTCAATTCAGCGCTCGAAAGGCCGCGTCAGCGCAAACCCGCTGCCGTCGGTGACACCGTCGCCGGGCGGCGCACCACCGCCACGTGCCGCGGCGTTCAGGCGGTCGATCTCGGCGTAGGCAAAGCGCAGCTGGCCTTCGAGCCGCGTGACCGACGAGCGCTGCTCGGCGGCAAACGCCGCCTGGCGCTCGCGCGCCGACAACTTTTCCTTCTCGAGCTCGGCTTGCAGGCGGGCGTTGACCGCGCGGGCGTTCTGGGTGCTGGCGGCGACCTGCTCGCGGGCCGCGGCCACCAGCCGGGCATGGCGCGCCGTCGCGCGGCTGCCGATGACGCGCCAGGTCACGGCGGCGCCCAGCACGGCCCCAATGAGGCCGGCGCTCAGTGCCGTGGCAATTCCCATCACGTCCATCGTCGCCCTTCCCTCGCAGCGCACACCGTCACGTGCGGTCGTCAGCTGCGCAAACCCAGAGCGTAACGAGGCGACGCCGGCTTGTCAGCGCTGGCGGCTCATGACGCCGTGACAAAGTGCGCGCTGACCTGCAAATCCGTGCTGCGAAGCAGCACCTCAGGCGCGGCGCGGTCGCACCCTGGCAGCGGCGGCCTTCGCCTGCCGGCGCGCGACGTCCACGTCGGCATCGAAGGCCAGCGCGACGCCCATGCGCCGTTTCAGGAAGCTCTCGGGCTTGCCGAAGAGGCGCAGCTCGGTGTTGGGCACGCGCAGCGCTTCGTCGACGCCGTCGAAGGCGATGCCGGTCGCGTCGACGCCGCCGTAGATGACGGCACTCGCACCCGGGCTCTTGAGTGCGGTGCTGACCGGCAGTCCCAGGATGGCGCGGGCGTGCAGCTCGAATTCGTTCTGCCACTGCGTGATCATCGTGACCATGCCGGTGTCGTGCGGGCGCGGGCTGACCTCGCTGAACCAGACCTGCTCGCCTTTCACGAAGAGCTCCACGCCGAAGAGCCCCTGGCCTCCGAGGTTGTCGGTGACGGCCTTGGCGATCTCGCGCGAGCGTTGCAGGGCGATGGGTGACATCGGGTGCGGCTGCCAGCTCTCCACGTAGTCGCCGCTGACCTGGATGTGGCCGATCGGGTCGCAGAAATGCGTCTCGACCTCGCCCCCCGCGCCCAGCGCCCGCACGGTGAGCTGGGTGATCTCGTAGTCGAAGGCGATGAAGCCTTCGACGATCACCCGGCCATGGCTCACGCGGCCGCCGGCCATGGCGTGGTCCCAGGCCTTCTGCACGTCGGCCGGGCCGTCGATCTTGCTCTGGCCTTTGCCGGAACTGCTCATCACGGGCTTCACGATGCAGGGGTAGCCGATCCCCTTGTTTTCGCCCGAGCCCTCGATGGCCGCCTGCAACTCGGCCAGCGAATCGCAGAAGACATACGGACTGGTCGGCAGCTTCAGCGTCTCGGCCGCCAGGCGGCGGATGCCTTCGCGGTCCATCGTGAGCCGCGCCGCGCGGGCCGTGGGGATCACGCGCACGGTGCCGGCGGCCTCCAGTTCCTCGAGCATGGGCGTCGCGATGGCTTCGATCTCGGGCACCACGAGGTGCGGCCGCTCCGCCTCGATCAAGGCCTTGAGCTGGGCCGGGTCGCTCATCGTGATCGTGCGGGCATGGTGGGCCACCTGCTGGCCGGGCGCGTGCTCGTAGCGGTCGACCGCGATCGTCTCCACGCCCAGGCGCTGCAGCGCGATCAGCACCTCCTTGCCGAGCTCGCCGCTGCCCAGCAGCATGACTTTGGTGGCCGAGGGCGAGAGGGGGGTGCCGAGGGTGGTCATGGGGCTCTTGAAGTGCGCAAGGAGGTGCCCATTCTAGAAAGCCGATGCTCAACAAAGATTTATCATCGCGGCCCATGCCGTCCGCCCACCACGACGTGGCGCAGATCCGCCTGGACAACGCATTGGCGCTGTTCGACGAGTTCGTGCACGCCACCGTCAAACACGCCGATGCCGCCACCTTGCGCGGCCTGGAGCGCCGCTTCGCAGAGCGCCTGCAGATCCAACCCAGTTACTGGAGCCAGATCAAAGGCCGCTCGCGCCAGATCGGCGAGCGCCTCGCGCGCCAGTTCGAGCAGCTGAGCCACAAGCCCATGGGCTGGATGGACGAGCCGCACGGCAGCGCCGCCCAGGGCGCCAGTGCCTTGCAGGCCGAGCCCGAGCCGGCCTCCAGCCTGCCGCAGGACGACGACGAGCGCTTCATCGTCGGCCTCGTGCTCACCTACTACCGCCGACACCCGCAGCGTGCCCGCACACGCCTGCTGGACCTGCTGGG
This genomic interval carries:
- a CDS encoding MMPL family transporter; amino-acid sequence: MNPEEKGALQRAAALFRRGVLVVWLACVAVAIGIAWRTHYVADLSAFLPSTPSAEQAVLLDQLRSGVAARLVLIGLEGGTPAARQAASRQLAQALRQSGAFDAVHNGDNTQFEATGKFLFDHRYLLSPAVDAQRFSVDGLKAGIDETTSLLGTPAGALIKPVILRDPTGETIRMAEGMLPAQAPRMEGGVWVSRDGQRAVLLATTNADGADLDGQERALQQVRERFATLKAEGVSLLVTGPASFSVGSREKIKREVEMLAIAGGVAIVGILLFSFGGSLRTLLIAVLPVACGVLAGVAAVSLAFGNVHGMTLGFGTTLIGEAVDYAIYYLIQARSRPGAPRGDGAARWKAESWPTVRLGLWTSICGFAALLFSGFPGLAQLGLFSVAGLAAAALTTRYVFTVITPDGAPGAGMRQRLGQAVGWCSAVLPRLRGPLAALTVAAAAALAWWPSAWHANLASLNPVGPEQIRLDEELRQDIGASDNGTIVAVAAADEAGVLAQAEAAGQRLDKLVEAGVIGGYESPARLLPSPGTQQKRRDALPAPEVLRAHLEAATVDGPLPARRLQAFLADVEAARQQPVLTLASLTGTPLAAALAAQVLPGDASAGGTRPWRALLRVQPVDQATIDMAKLRAALADLPGTHVVNIADEVSSLYARYLKEALVQALLGALAVCVLLGLHLRSWRRLLRIAQPVAAAVVIVLAVMTGLGTALGILHLVGLLLAVAIGSNYALFFDQIREQQEALPPGAAFTVDTDTLASLALANITAGISFLLLAFSSIPVLSAVGQVVAPGIVLSLLLSAAFIPRRQS
- a CDS encoding LolA-related protein, whose protein sequence is MLLLRLLPLRLLRPEVWAAAFACLLLLAPLRAHAAFDLPELARLMAQVKSGEAVFTEKRSVAMLERTLESSGRLTFSAPDTFVRETLKPRPEKVSVVGNQLALTSNNRTRTYRLDAVPEAAVMVEAIRGTLTGNRQAIERNFNATVSGQAQRWTMELVPIEQQVRDLVRSVVITGQQSWVREVTVVMADGDRSVMTIEQVSSVRAPGTPN
- a CDS encoding acyl-CoA synthetase is translated as MTEQPKPGVKASPPADWSTEPERSHMWALTLIRWIATGVGRPLTRLLLHPITLYFVLANGKARRASREYLARALQRPATFADGYRHVHAFAATVLDRIYFLQERFDLFQVTTTNGEAIHRPLAQGEGVITIGAHLGSFEAMRAGGEARGERVAMLMYENNARMINAMLAAVAPKAKLHTIALGQAGAMLALRRFLDGGGIAGLLADRTLPGGAGRSRTHWIDFLGRPAPFSDGPFRLAAMLKRRVVFSAGLYHGGNRYELTFSELADFREAGNDSREAVDQQVREALERYVRRLEAACVESPYNWFNFYDFWAAADAPSSPAPASPAAP
- a CDS encoding 3-hydroxyacyl-ACP dehydratase, whose protein sequence is MDVFIPLDHPAFAGHFPGQPLLPGVSLLSEVLEAALRDPSLAAQLGPSPRLGAAKFLSPVRPGSTLSIQFTDSPTALRFEVKVAERSVASGHFERTP
- a CDS encoding AMP-binding protein; translation: MSATPLLWTGDLEAPLARRHGVDISRRQYLADVQTLAERLPETGAMLNLSGDRYRFAVGLGAALVRGQCSLLPPNFTPDMVERLRGLFPGTYVLTDHVEAGTVHHVWHAEGHASTPAAPSIPEVVESATAVQVLTSGSTGTPVPHAKAWGFLRLGCEAEATRLAQYMGLSSFVGVTLVATVPAQHMYGFESSVLLSLLGGATVDTERPFYPADIAAALARAPRPRMLVTTPFHLKSLLDSGVALPAIDLTLCATAPLSPQLAARAEAGLAAPLVEIYGSTETGQVATRRTVQGAEWTTFDGVQLSGDGDASVAQGGHVPQPTTLADVLEVVNPTSFRLLGRSNDLINIAGKRSSLGHLNYHLNGIEGVRDGAFWLPHDAPDGVVRLVAFVVAPDVSAEEIHKRVVAEMRLRVDPAFLPRRVVQVPELPRVQGTGKLPTTAFAAWAEQVLAQASRR
- a CDS encoding phosphopantetheine-binding protein, with translation MTSTQTELQREVAVLLVEALNLETAPETIDPQAALYGEGLGLDSIDILEVALVVSQRYGFQLRSDDQDNVRIFTSLASLTDHIAANRTK
- the purT gene encoding formate-dependent phosphoribosylglycinamide formyltransferase; this encodes MTTLGTPLSPSATKVMLLGSGELGKEVLIALQRLGVETIAVDRYEHAPGQQVAHHARTITMSDPAQLKALIEAERPHLVVPEIEAIATPMLEELEAAGTVRVIPTARAARLTMDREGIRRLAAETLKLPTSPYVFCDSLAELQAAIEGSGENKGIGYPCIVKPVMSSSGKGQSKIDGPADVQKAWDHAMAGGRVSHGRVIVEGFIAFDYEITQLTVRALGAGGEVETHFCDPIGHIQVSGDYVESWQPHPMSPIALQRSREIAKAVTDNLGGQGLFGVELFVKGEQVWFSEVSPRPHDTGMVTMITQWQNEFELHARAILGLPVSTALKSPGASAVIYGGVDATGIAFDGVDEALRVPNTELRLFGKPESFLKRRMGVALAFDADVDVARRQAKAAAARVRPRRA